One window of Triticum dicoccoides isolate Atlit2015 ecotype Zavitan chromosome 5A, WEW_v2.0, whole genome shotgun sequence genomic DNA carries:
- the LOC119299752 gene encoding cytochrome P450 89A2-like — protein sequence MEFFTLLAAVLLCLLAGERNETITTASYGPHWRALRCNLTADVLHPSRLASLAPMQREATRALLADVSARAQLGEVAVRGPVNAAVFGLVARLCFGDGVEGPHVRAMERVMQELVLTVGEISAVFDGTWLARLVYRRQLRRLVGFIGRQTELYLPLIEARRKHKSRSFRSGDDIFHSYVDSLLGLGIPSDAADDVRRALRDDELVVLVSEFLGTGTGSVVACVEWALAHLIDQPEVQSKPYKLRREIDGEAVLSSKSLRGMPYLHAVVLECLRMHPPVPFALRGAHGEGAKVVPSAQSPVPANGLRVQFNLGDIGRDRKAWTDPDEFRPERFLAGGEAEGIGPSPGLKEIRMMPFGAAHRHCPGMSMGMLHIKCFLAAMVREFEWAPSAEDRGRGGIDMMELDGLFKVMKRPLSACVTPRI from the exons ATGGAGTTCTTCACTCTCCTTGCTGCCGTTCTCTTGTGCCTCCTAGC CGGCGAACGGAACGAGACCATAACGACGGCGAGCTACGGCCCGCACTGGCGCGCGCTCAGGTGCAACCTCACCGCCGACGTGCTCCACCCCTcgcgcctcgcctccctcgccccgATGCAGCGGGAGGCCACCCGGGCCCTCCTCGCCGACGTGTCCGCCCGGGCCCAGCTGGGCGAGGTGGCCGTCCGCGGGCCGGTCAACGCCGCCGTGTTCGGGCTGGTCGCGCGCCTGTGCTTCGGCGACGGCGTCGAGGGGCCCCACGTGCGCGCCATGGAGCGCGTGATGCAGGAGCTCGTCCTCACCGTCGGCGAGATAAGCGCCGTGTTCGACGGCACGTGGCTCGCCAGGCTCGTGTACCGGAGGCAGCTCCGCCGCCTCGTAGGCTTCATCGGCAGGCAGACCGAGCTGTACCTCCCTCTCATCGAGGCACGGAGGAAGCATAAATCTAGATCGTTTCGCAGTGGCGACGACATCTTCCATTCCTACGTGGACTCGCTTCTCGGTCTCGGCATTCCGAGCGACGCCGCCGACGACGTCCGGCGTGCGCTCCGAGACGACGAGCTGGTGGTCCTAGTCTCCGAGTTCCTCGGCACCGGCACCGGGTCGGTGGTCGCCTGCGTCGAGTGGGCCCTCGCCCACCTCATCGACCAACCGGAGGTCCAGAGCAAGCCATA CAAGCTACGCCGCGAGATCGACGGCGAGGCCGTGCTATCCAGCAAAAGCCTCCGTGGCATGCCGTACCTGCACGCCGTGGTGCTCGAGTGCCTACGCATGCACCCGCCGGTGCCGTTCGCTCTGCGTGGCGCCCACGGCGAGGGCGCCAAGGTGGTTCCAAGCGCGCAGTCGCCCGTGCCGGCCAACGGCCTGAGGGTGCAGTTTAACTTGGGCGACATTGGAAGGGACAGGAAGGCATGGACGGACCCTGACGAGTTCCGGCCGGAACGGTTCCTGGCCGGAGGCGAGGCGGAGGGCATCGGGCCGTCACCTGGCCTCAAGGAGATCAGGATGATGCCGTTCGGCGCGGCACACAGGCACTGCCCGGGCATGAGCATGGGGATGCTGCACATCAAGTGCTTCCTGGCCGCCATGGTGCGCGAGTTCGAGTGGGCGCCTTCGGCGGAGGATCGCGGCCGCGGTGGCATCGACATGATGGAGCTGGACGGGCTCTTCAAGGTGATGAAAAGGCCACTTTCTGCGTGTGTTACGCCACGCATTTGA